The following proteins come from a genomic window of Panicum hallii strain FIL2 chromosome 8, PHallii_v3.1, whole genome shotgun sequence:
- the LOC112903173 gene encoding PHD finger protein At1g33420-like isoform X1 — MAVITARPPKRARVTAGPRPLDMRAFPAGGGGGEGLPPPRGPFRECVRAFLARCAVPVGGACWVAFRAGDEGGAALGMEVVEEDVARAGAARVYCEHCTVAGWSRHPVCGRRYHFIIRNEYDIQGNKTCKHCGLMAQLFETRCPSCNHGISYDDPEDWDYRQLDNPRHLLHGIVHDNGFGHLVQINGREGGSSLLTGIQLMDFWDRLCRYLRVRKVSLMDVSKKYGTDYRMLHAVATGHSWYGQWGFKLSKGSYGITSEEYFKAIDNLSSTPLSHFFPHSRSPRSQLQDTISFYQSLSNRPLTTIRELFLYVLGLATSKRVHIHYGSMHKKEQSHAHVQDTWDEEEIKRATDIALKVLRAVDRTRWVAMRTLKAAISHPVGSPQLVDYCLKTLAARTIDGMTVAVRCNSETKTLEYRLTDETNLRPNVSMPTQDHLRRDIKFLHDVLLYPHTMNPYQLEKDYEHAKRSAMILLDCKQFTKHYDLEQDFLPENPSMLHIWCHIELLDQVGDPPSIPPELLTLPQTATVADLKLEATKTSRDIYLMLQTFVANQLLDYGTASESTQVKLLFGANGTVRIQGKCAGGERRVGIYRMERGVDKWTVNCSCGATDDDGERMLSCDSCHVWQHTRCAGISDFDQVPKRYVCKSCKFLNKPKRPRPVYSNGPNKRCKTGTGALRLVEVGHF, encoded by the exons ATGGCGGTGATCACGGCGCGGCCGCCGAAGCGGGCGCGGGTGACGGCGGGGCCGCGCCCGCTGGACATGCGGGCGttcccggccggcggcggcgggggggaggggctgccgccgccgcggggtcCGTTCCGGGAGTGCGTGCGGGCGTTCCTTGCGCGCTGCGCGGTGCCGGTGGGCGGCGCGTGCTGGGTCGCCTTCCGCGCCGGGGACGAGGGCGGGGCGGCCCTGGGgatggaggtggtggaggaggaCGTGGCCAGGGCCGGGGCCGCCCGGGTCTACTGCGAGCACTGCACCGTCGCCG GCTGGAGCAGGCACCCTGTTTGTGGGAGGAGGTACCACTTCATAATCAGGAATGAATATGACATACAGGGCAACAAAACCTGCAAGCACTGTGGGCTTATGGCCCAATTGTTTGAAACGAG GTGCCCGTCATGCAACCATGGGATATCTTATGATGATCCAGAAGATTGGGATTATAGGCAGTTAGATAATCCACGTCATTTGCTGCATGGTATTGTTCATGACAATGGGTTCGGCCACCTTGTCCAGATAAATGGCAGAGAGGGTGGTTCTAGTCTTCTGACAGGGATTCAACTGATGGATTTCTGGGATCGGCTTTGCAGATACCTCAGAGTCAG AAAGGTCTCGTTGATGGATGTCTCTAAGAAGTATGGAACGGACTACCGTATGTTACATGCTGTCGCCACTGGTCATTCTTGGTATGGCCAATGGGGATTCAAACTCAGCAAAGGGAGCTATGGAATCACATCAGAAGAATACTTTAAAGCTATAGACAACCTTTCCTCAACTCCATTATCGCACTTCTTCCCACATTCCCGATCTCCTCGAAGCCAGCTACAAGATACCATTTCATTCTACCAATCCCTTTCAAATCGCCCTCTAACCACAATTCGTGAACTTTTCCTCTATGTGCTGGGGCTTGCCACCAGCAAGAGGGTGCATATCCACTATGGGTCAATGCATAAAAAAGAACAATCACATGCCCATGTTCAAGACACATGGGATGAGGAGGAAATAAAGAGAGCTACAGACATTGCTCTAAAAGTTCTTCGAGCTGTTGATAGGACAAGGTGGGTGGCGATGCGAACCCTTAAGGCAGCCATATCCCATCCAGTCGGTTCACCTCAGCTGGTCGATTACTGCCTCAAGACCCTTGCTGCAAGAACAATTGATGGAATGACAGTTGCAGTGAGATGCAACAGTGAGACAAAAACACTAGAGTACAG GCTTACGGATGAAACCAACTTGAGGCCCAATGTATCCATGCCGACCCAAGACCATCTTCGCCGTGACATAAAGTTCTTGCATGATGTTCTCCTCTACCCACATACAATGAATCCTTACCAGCTGGAAAAAGACTATGAGCATGCCAAGAGATCTGCCATGATCCTTTTGGACTGCAAGCAATTCACCAAGCATTATGATCTGGAACAGGATTTCTTGCCAGAAAACCCATCCATGTTGCACATTTGGTGCCATATAGAGCTGTTAGACCAGGTTGGGGATCCGCCTTCCATACCACCGGAGCTCCTAACACTTCCGCAAACAGCAACTGTTGCTGATCTGAAGTTGGAGGCAACCAAGACATCTCGTGACATCTATCTGATGTTACAGACTTTTGTAGCCAACCAGCTTCTTGATTATGGTACAGCAAGTGAGTCAACTCAAGTCAAACTCTTATTTGGAGCAAATGGGACTGTTCGCATCCAAGGCAAGTGTGCTGGGGGTGAACGCAGGGTTGGAATTTACCGGATGGAGAGAGGCGTGGACAAATGGACAGTCAATTGCTCTTGTGGAGCCACGGATGATGATGGTGAGAGGATGCTGTCTTGTGACTCTTGTCATGTGTGGCAGCACACTAGATGTGCTGGTATCAGTGATTTTGATCAGGTGCCAAAGCGATATGTATGTAAATCATGTAAATTTCTCAACAAGCCTAAGAGGCCTAGGCCAGTTTATAGTAACGGCCCTAACAAAAGATGCAAGACTGGCACAGGTGCCTTAAGACTTGTAGAGGTGGGGCATTTTTGA
- the LOC112903173 gene encoding PHD finger protein At1g33420-like isoform X2, whose amino-acid sequence MAQLFETRCPSCNHGISYDDPEDWDYRQLDNPRHLLHGIVHDNGFGHLVQINGREGGSSLLTGIQLMDFWDRLCRYLRVRKVSLMDVSKKYGTDYRMLHAVATGHSWYGQWGFKLSKGSYGITSEEYFKAIDNLSSTPLSHFFPHSRSPRSQLQDTISFYQSLSNRPLTTIRELFLYVLGLATSKRVHIHYGSMHKKEQSHAHVQDTWDEEEIKRATDIALKVLRAVDRTRWVAMRTLKAAISHPVGSPQLVDYCLKTLAARTIDGMTVAVRCNSETKTLEYRLTDETNLRPNVSMPTQDHLRRDIKFLHDVLLYPHTMNPYQLEKDYEHAKRSAMILLDCKQFTKHYDLEQDFLPENPSMLHIWCHIELLDQVGDPPSIPPELLTLPQTATVADLKLEATKTSRDIYLMLQTFVANQLLDYGTASESTQVKLLFGANGTVRIQGKCAGGERRVGIYRMERGVDKWTVNCSCGATDDDGERMLSCDSCHVWQHTRCAGISDFDQVPKRYVCKSCKFLNKPKRPRPVYSNGPNKRCKTGTGALRLVEVGHF is encoded by the exons ATGGCCCAATTGTTTGAAACGAG GTGCCCGTCATGCAACCATGGGATATCTTATGATGATCCAGAAGATTGGGATTATAGGCAGTTAGATAATCCACGTCATTTGCTGCATGGTATTGTTCATGACAATGGGTTCGGCCACCTTGTCCAGATAAATGGCAGAGAGGGTGGTTCTAGTCTTCTGACAGGGATTCAACTGATGGATTTCTGGGATCGGCTTTGCAGATACCTCAGAGTCAG AAAGGTCTCGTTGATGGATGTCTCTAAGAAGTATGGAACGGACTACCGTATGTTACATGCTGTCGCCACTGGTCATTCTTGGTATGGCCAATGGGGATTCAAACTCAGCAAAGGGAGCTATGGAATCACATCAGAAGAATACTTTAAAGCTATAGACAACCTTTCCTCAACTCCATTATCGCACTTCTTCCCACATTCCCGATCTCCTCGAAGCCAGCTACAAGATACCATTTCATTCTACCAATCCCTTTCAAATCGCCCTCTAACCACAATTCGTGAACTTTTCCTCTATGTGCTGGGGCTTGCCACCAGCAAGAGGGTGCATATCCACTATGGGTCAATGCATAAAAAAGAACAATCACATGCCCATGTTCAAGACACATGGGATGAGGAGGAAATAAAGAGAGCTACAGACATTGCTCTAAAAGTTCTTCGAGCTGTTGATAGGACAAGGTGGGTGGCGATGCGAACCCTTAAGGCAGCCATATCCCATCCAGTCGGTTCACCTCAGCTGGTCGATTACTGCCTCAAGACCCTTGCTGCAAGAACAATTGATGGAATGACAGTTGCAGTGAGATGCAACAGTGAGACAAAAACACTAGAGTACAG GCTTACGGATGAAACCAACTTGAGGCCCAATGTATCCATGCCGACCCAAGACCATCTTCGCCGTGACATAAAGTTCTTGCATGATGTTCTCCTCTACCCACATACAATGAATCCTTACCAGCTGGAAAAAGACTATGAGCATGCCAAGAGATCTGCCATGATCCTTTTGGACTGCAAGCAATTCACCAAGCATTATGATCTGGAACAGGATTTCTTGCCAGAAAACCCATCCATGTTGCACATTTGGTGCCATATAGAGCTGTTAGACCAGGTTGGGGATCCGCCTTCCATACCACCGGAGCTCCTAACACTTCCGCAAACAGCAACTGTTGCTGATCTGAAGTTGGAGGCAACCAAGACATCTCGTGACATCTATCTGATGTTACAGACTTTTGTAGCCAACCAGCTTCTTGATTATGGTACAGCAAGTGAGTCAACTCAAGTCAAACTCTTATTTGGAGCAAATGGGACTGTTCGCATCCAAGGCAAGTGTGCTGGGGGTGAACGCAGGGTTGGAATTTACCGGATGGAGAGAGGCGTGGACAAATGGACAGTCAATTGCTCTTGTGGAGCCACGGATGATGATGGTGAGAGGATGCTGTCTTGTGACTCTTGTCATGTGTGGCAGCACACTAGATGTGCTGGTATCAGTGATTTTGATCAGGTGCCAAAGCGATATGTATGTAAATCATGTAAATTTCTCAACAAGCCTAAGAGGCCTAGGCCAGTTTATAGTAACGGCCCTAACAAAAGATGCAAGACTGGCACAGGTGCCTTAAGACTTGTAGAGGTGGGGCATTTTTGA